In Streptomyces chartreusis, the following proteins share a genomic window:
- a CDS encoding GlcG/HbpS family heme-binding protein — MNPVHKKFSRRARVATGGAVLAVVALAGFGAVNANASAPATTSAAATSAAVPARATTTSTHLTIDAATEAAQAALDAAEKENQRVTVAVVDRNGNTIVTLRGDGAGPQSYESAERKAFTAVSWNAPTSQLTERLQQAPTLKDIPGTLFLAGGVPVTAGNAPIAGIGVAGAPSGTLDEKFAQAGAQAIGR; from the coding sequence ATGAACCCTGTGCACAAGAAGTTCTCCCGCCGTGCCCGCGTCGCCACCGGCGGTGCCGTGCTCGCCGTCGTCGCCCTGGCGGGCTTCGGCGCGGTGAACGCGAACGCCTCCGCCCCGGCCACGACCTCCGCTGCCGCCACGTCCGCCGCCGTCCCGGCCCGGGCCACCACCACCTCCACCCACCTGACGATCGACGCCGCCACCGAGGCCGCGCAGGCCGCGCTCGACGCCGCCGAGAAGGAGAACCAGCGCGTCACGGTCGCCGTCGTCGACCGCAACGGCAACACCATCGTCACCCTGCGCGGCGACGGCGCCGGCCCGCAGTCCTACGAGTCCGCCGAGCGCAAGGCGTTCACCGCGGTCTCCTGGAACGCCCCGACGTCCCAGCTGACCGAGCGCCTCCAGCAGGCCCCCACCCTGAAGGACATCCCCGGCACCCTGTTCCTGGCGGGCGGCGTGCCCGTCACCGCCGGCAACGCCCCGATCGCCGGCATCGGCGTCGCGGGCGCCCCGTCCGGCACGCTGGACGAGAAGTTCGCTCAGGCGGGCGCGCAGGCGATCGGCCGCTAG
- a CDS encoding sensor histidine kinase, translating into MGNRSYEPSTVDTRWLGAVMDAAFFLLLGGALARFLLRHPGEPRTPWIIALSVVLAALHLLGPRAGDSGLRPTRRHKAWLALTVVVWMVLVVLAPSFAWCAVPLFYTGLRTLPPRAALALVAVLTVFVVAAQVELSGRFDPNLVLAPPAVAALATAVFLQMERHTARQRVLIDDLLRTRHELAASERREGTLAERQRLSMEIHDTLAQGLSSQRMLLQAADRVWETEPGKARSHVRTAASVAEHNLAEARRFVHDLAPADLAGGEGLDEALRALAARESGADLAVRVHIDGDGRLPQLPDRVRSALLRVAQGALANVREHAGAGSAALTLTVLDDEVVLDVADDGHGFDPAALPDSPDGGRGHGLPAMRARLRALGGTLTVESTPGEGTVLSAAVPLEAPR; encoded by the coding sequence ATGGGGAACCGGTCGTACGAACCGAGCACCGTGGACACCAGGTGGCTCGGCGCCGTGATGGACGCGGCGTTCTTCCTGCTGCTCGGCGGTGCGCTGGCCCGCTTCCTGCTGCGTCACCCCGGCGAACCCCGTACGCCGTGGATCATCGCGCTGTCCGTGGTGCTCGCCGCGCTGCACCTGCTGGGGCCCAGGGCCGGTGACTCGGGCCTGCGGCCCACGCGCCGGCACAAGGCGTGGCTGGCGCTGACCGTCGTGGTGTGGATGGTCCTGGTGGTGCTCGCGCCCAGCTTCGCGTGGTGCGCGGTGCCCCTGTTCTACACGGGTCTGCGTACGCTGCCGCCGCGCGCGGCCCTCGCTCTCGTGGCGGTCCTGACCGTGTTCGTCGTGGCCGCGCAGGTGGAGCTCTCGGGCCGCTTCGACCCGAACCTGGTGCTGGCGCCGCCGGCCGTCGCCGCCCTGGCCACGGCCGTGTTCCTGCAGATGGAACGGCACACCGCACGCCAGCGCGTCCTGATCGACGACCTGCTTCGCACCCGGCACGAACTCGCCGCCTCGGAGCGCCGCGAGGGCACCCTCGCCGAACGGCAGCGACTCTCCATGGAGATCCACGACACGCTCGCGCAGGGCCTGTCGAGCCAGCGGATGCTGCTCCAGGCCGCGGACCGGGTGTGGGAGACCGAACCGGGCAAGGCCCGCTCCCATGTCCGCACCGCCGCTTCCGTCGCCGAGCACAACCTCGCCGAGGCCCGGCGCTTCGTGCACGACCTGGCGCCCGCCGACCTCGCCGGCGGCGAGGGTCTCGACGAGGCGCTGCGTGCCCTGGCCGCGCGGGAGTCGGGCGCCGACCTGGCCGTACGCGTCCACATCGACGGCGACGGCCGGCTCCCCCAGCTGCCCGACCGGGTCCGCTCGGCCCTGCTGCGGGTCGCCCAGGGCGCCCTGGCCAACGTCCGTGAGCACGCCGGCGCCGGCAGCGCCGCCCTGACCCTCACCGTCCTCGACGACGAGGTCGTCCTGGACGTCGCCGACGACGGCCACGGCTTCGACCCCGCCGCCCTGCCCGACTCCCCCGACGGCGGACGCGGGCACGGGCTGCCCGCCATGCGGGCCCGGCTGCGCGCGCTCGGCGGCACACTGACCGTCGAGTCCACGCCCGGCGAGGGCACCGTCCTGTCCGCAGCCGTCCCTCTGGAGGCGCCCCGATGA
- a CDS encoding response regulator, translating into MSPDRAPVRILVCDDHAVVRAGLLALLDSAPDIEVVGEAGTGEEALALAAKLTPDVVLMDLQLGEGIDGVETTRRLTSSPGARTHVLVLTTYDTDADITRAIEAGATGYLLKAERPDELFAAIHAAAEGRTALSAPVAGRVMASLRRPRPTLTDRERDILAQLARGIGNRDIARALFISEATVKTHLRRIYDKLGVDTRAGAVAVAKERRLLP; encoded by the coding sequence ATGAGCCCCGACCGCGCGCCCGTGCGCATCCTGGTCTGCGACGACCACGCCGTCGTACGGGCCGGGCTGCTCGCCCTGCTCGACAGCGCCCCCGACATCGAGGTCGTGGGCGAGGCGGGCACCGGCGAGGAGGCGCTCGCACTGGCCGCCAAGCTCACCCCGGACGTCGTACTGATGGACCTGCAACTGGGCGAGGGCATCGACGGTGTGGAGACCACCCGCCGGCTCACCTCGTCCCCCGGCGCCCGCACCCATGTCCTGGTCCTGACCACGTACGACACGGACGCCGACATCACCCGCGCCATCGAGGCCGGGGCGACCGGCTATCTGCTCAAGGCCGAGCGCCCCGACGAGCTCTTCGCCGCGATCCACGCGGCCGCCGAGGGACGGACGGCGCTGTCGGCCCCGGTCGCCGGCCGGGTCATGGCCAGCCTGCGCCGGCCCCGGCCCACCCTCACCGACCGCGAGCGCGACATCCTGGCCCAGCTCGCCCGCGGCATCGGCAACCGTGACATCGCCCGCGCCCTGTTCATCAGCGAGGCCACGGTCAAGACCCATCTGCGCCGCATCTACGACAAACTCGGTGTCGACACCCGCGCGGGCGCGGTGGCCGTGGCGAAGGAACGGCGACTGCTGCCCTGA
- a CDS encoding NAD(P)-dependent oxidoreductase, with amino-acid sequence MYVGFIGLGVMGRPMALNLARAGTPLVVWNRSTDRCAPLRAAGAEIAASPAEVFERAETVILMLADETALDTVLGRGTPDFAAHVADRTVVHMGTTAPEYSAALQDAVRSVGGRYVEAPVSGSRVPAEQGELVAMLAGDEDAVAAVRPLLAPMCRETFECGGVPGALLMKFSVNLFLITLVTGLTEAFHFADRHGLDQRLLRDVLDAGPMASAVSRVKAPKLLGRDFAVQAAAADVLKNNRLIAEAARKADMASPLLDVCHALFGETVDQGHGGEDMVAVLHALETRTEGGQARAKHSLTADRQ; translated from the coding sequence GTGTACGTGGGTTTCATCGGCCTCGGCGTCATGGGACGGCCCATGGCGCTCAACCTGGCCCGTGCGGGAACGCCCCTCGTCGTGTGGAACCGCAGCACTGACCGCTGCGCACCCCTGCGCGCCGCCGGGGCCGAGATCGCCGCGAGCCCCGCCGAGGTCTTCGAGCGGGCGGAGACCGTCATCCTCATGCTGGCCGACGAGACCGCCCTCGACACGGTCCTCGGGCGCGGCACCCCCGACTTCGCCGCCCACGTCGCCGACCGCACCGTCGTCCACATGGGCACGACCGCGCCCGAGTACTCGGCAGCACTCCAGGACGCCGTACGGTCGGTCGGCGGCCGCTATGTCGAGGCCCCCGTCTCCGGCTCCCGGGTCCCCGCCGAACAGGGCGAACTCGTGGCGATGCTCGCGGGCGACGAGGACGCCGTCGCGGCCGTACGCCCCCTGCTCGCGCCCATGTGCCGAGAGACCTTCGAGTGCGGCGGCGTACCGGGTGCCCTGCTGATGAAGTTCTCGGTGAACCTGTTCCTGATCACCCTGGTCACCGGCCTGACCGAGGCGTTCCACTTCGCCGACCGGCACGGGCTCGACCAGCGCCTGCTCCGGGACGTCCTGGACGCCGGACCCATGGCGAGCGCGGTCTCCCGGGTGAAGGCGCCCAAGCTGCTGGGCCGGGACTTCGCCGTCCAGGCGGCGGCCGCCGACGTACTGAAGAACAACCGGCTCATCGCCGAGGCCGCCCGCAAGGCCGACATGGCGTCCCCGCTCCTCGACGTCTGCCACGCCCTGTTCGGCGAGACCGTCGACCAGGGACACGGCGGCGAGGACATGGTGGCCGTACTCCACGCCTTGGAGACCCGGACCGAGGGTGGCCAGGCACGGGCAAAGCACTCCCTGACCGCCGACCGGCAGTAG
- a CDS encoding TetR/AcrR family transcriptional regulator: protein MAVSERGPRERMVFSAAQLIRREGVAAAGMREVAAHASAPRGSLQHYFPGGKEQLVNEAVGWAGRYAGNRVARFLALLPEPTPSGLFAEMVRQWTDEYEAVGFAGGCPVAAATVDCAQSTESTREAVAAAFATWTGPVGRALAEMGVPEERSAGLATLMISALEGAILMARAERDVRPLTTVSRELGPMLDAAVSKAG from the coding sequence ATGGCGGTGTCCGAACGGGGGCCGCGCGAGCGGATGGTCTTCAGCGCGGCCCAGCTCATCCGGCGGGAGGGTGTGGCCGCCGCGGGAATGCGCGAGGTCGCCGCACACGCCTCCGCGCCGCGCGGCTCGCTCCAGCACTACTTCCCCGGCGGCAAGGAACAGTTGGTCAACGAGGCCGTCGGTTGGGCGGGCCGGTACGCCGGCAACCGGGTCGCCCGCTTCCTCGCCCTGCTGCCCGAGCCGACGCCGAGCGGACTGTTCGCCGAGATGGTGCGCCAGTGGACCGACGAGTACGAGGCCGTCGGGTTCGCGGGCGGCTGCCCCGTGGCGGCGGCCACCGTGGACTGTGCGCAGTCCACGGAATCGACCCGAGAGGCGGTGGCCGCCGCGTTCGCGACCTGGACCGGGCCGGTGGGCCGTGCCCTGGCGGAGATGGGCGTACCCGAGGAACGGTCCGCGGGCCTCGCCACCTTGATGATCAGTGCCTTGGAGGGCGCGATCCTGATGGCCCGGGCGGAGCGGGACGTACGGCCGCTGACGACCGTGTCCCGGGAACTCGGCCCGATGCTCGACGCCGCGGTGAGCAAGGCGGGTTGA
- a CDS encoding MFS transporter produces the protein MMFAVAMTFIDQTIVSIAAPDIVRELGLSASGMQWVVNAYLLSLAAFFALGGRLADLYGPRRVVVVGTLVFVISSVLCGCVPKGDAAQAWLIAFRGLQGFGAALLFPAALAVVVAVFPPERRGRALALFFGLSGALTALGPLLGGWLTAWTWRAVFWVNVPVAIVALALTAWAHISDRRRPGTLDIPGAVLMAAGMGLCVLGFQQAWAWGWDSAATWGCIAGGLVILVVFVRYERGVRHPLIDLRVFRDKAFTVDAAVLFFSMLAFVPLFFFASVYAQVSLSASPNQAALFLLYFFAGFAIASQWGGRILDKKGARPALKAGTVLGAVGFALWAGELTDLSMHDQWPYAALAGAGIGFILAPASTDAVNRAIGPSYGEVTGITQTVRNFAASVGMAVFGTILTHVTNNNVVNTLESRGLPSNVADDVAHNITESITGNGDSSTPTGTGPAATAARNAMNAIRMDFAEANQWVFYGMAIALGVGFLCAIRHPGGRAVTPKEETEPQGTYEGNADQRTASRSDPRSHEADA, from the coding sequence ATGATGTTCGCCGTGGCGATGACGTTCATCGACCAGACCATTGTGTCCATCGCCGCCCCCGACATCGTCCGCGAACTGGGCCTGTCGGCTTCCGGCATGCAGTGGGTGGTGAACGCCTATCTGCTGTCCCTGGCCGCGTTCTTCGCGCTGGGCGGCCGGCTCGCGGACCTGTACGGGCCGCGCCGGGTCGTCGTGGTCGGCACGTTGGTCTTCGTCATCTCTTCGGTGCTGTGCGGCTGCGTCCCCAAGGGCGACGCGGCACAGGCCTGGCTGATCGCCTTCCGAGGGCTTCAGGGCTTCGGTGCGGCACTGCTCTTCCCCGCGGCACTGGCCGTGGTGGTGGCCGTGTTCCCGCCCGAGCGGCGCGGCCGTGCGCTGGCCCTGTTCTTCGGGCTGTCCGGCGCTTTGACCGCCCTGGGCCCGCTGCTGGGCGGCTGGCTGACGGCGTGGACCTGGCGCGCGGTGTTCTGGGTCAACGTCCCCGTGGCGATCGTGGCTCTCGCCCTGACCGCCTGGGCCCATATCTCGGACCGGCGACGCCCCGGCACCCTCGACATACCCGGTGCCGTGCTGATGGCCGCCGGCATGGGCCTGTGCGTGCTGGGCTTCCAACAGGCGTGGGCGTGGGGCTGGGACAGCGCCGCGACCTGGGGCTGCATCGCGGGCGGCCTGGTGATACTCGTCGTGTTCGTCCGGTACGAACGAGGCGTGCGGCACCCGTTGATCGATCTGCGGGTGTTCCGCGACAAGGCGTTCACCGTGGACGCGGCGGTGCTGTTCTTCTCGATGCTCGCCTTCGTGCCGCTGTTCTTCTTCGCCTCCGTGTACGCCCAGGTGTCGCTGAGCGCCTCGCCGAACCAGGCGGCGCTGTTCCTGCTGTACTTCTTCGCCGGGTTCGCCATCGCCTCGCAGTGGGGCGGCCGGATCCTCGACAAGAAGGGCGCGCGCCCGGCGCTCAAGGCGGGCACGGTGCTGGGCGCCGTCGGGTTCGCGCTGTGGGCAGGCGAACTCACCGACCTGTCGATGCACGATCAGTGGCCGTACGCCGCCCTGGCAGGCGCGGGCATCGGCTTCATCCTGGCCCCCGCCTCCACGGATGCCGTGAACCGGGCCATCGGGCCCTCCTACGGCGAGGTCACCGGAATCACCCAGACCGTACGCAACTTCGCGGCGAGCGTGGGCATGGCGGTCTTCGGCACGATCCTGACCCACGTCACCAACAACAACGTCGTGAACACCCTGGAATCCCGCGGCCTGCCCTCGAACGTCGCCGACGACGTGGCCCACAACATCACGGAGTCCATCACGGGCAACGGCGACTCCAGCACGCCCACGGGGACGGGGCCCGCGGCGACGGCTGCACGGAACGCGATGAACGCGATCCGCATGGACTTCGCCGAGGCCAACCAATGGGTCTTCTACGGCATGGCCATCGCCCTCGGCGTCGGCTTCCTGTGCGCGATCCGCCATCCGGGCGGGCGCGCGGTGACACCCAAGGAGGAGACGGAACCGCAGGGGACGTACGAGGGAAACGCGGACCAGCGAACGGCTTCGCGGTCAGATCCGCGGTCGCATGAGGCGGATGCCTAG
- a CDS encoding cytochrome P450 has translation MDTEAGPGSLPHPSGSVRTVPEAEPELVKRWRSQGGELVELLTQVREHVGGVAAFRIGPARTVLVTEPRAVQHVLARHPETYVKRSHRARLLVGDGVLSAEGEAWKRQRRVLQSQFTGTGMRRYDRRITEAARATAERWAEYARTGKTLDVGREMHRFALDAIWRSLTGHPLDDETQHELEAVEAVGAALPTLPADVEEGRAAVAADLARIDAVARHAIEAARAGEIGPDGPGLLHVLTEAGAERAEYTDRLIRDELVTLLAAGHETTASTLTWLYLLLDQYPAAREEALAAGEENSEERRQAIQALVHETLRLYPSAWLMPRHAAEDDTLDGYRVEAGTDLLVCPYLTHRDPELWPDPERFDPRRFLTPGGRPTDTGAYFPFGIGPRACLGMQFALRESTVLLEHLLPAHVVAFSAGPAKPKFGFTVRPDGPLPATLRPPVL, from the coding sequence ATGGACACCGAAGCCGGCCCCGGCTCCCTCCCGCACCCGTCCGGCTCGGTCCGGACGGTGCCCGAAGCCGAACCGGAGCTCGTCAAGCGGTGGCGTTCGCAGGGCGGCGAGCTTGTCGAGTTGCTGACGCAGGTGCGCGAGCACGTCGGTGGTGTCGCGGCGTTCCGCATCGGGCCGGCCCGCACTGTTCTCGTCACCGAGCCGCGGGCCGTCCAGCACGTGCTGGCCCGCCACCCGGAGACGTACGTCAAGCGCTCCCACCGCGCCCGGCTGCTGGTCGGCGACGGTGTCCTGTCCGCCGAGGGCGAGGCGTGGAAGCGGCAACGCCGGGTGCTCCAGTCCCAGTTCACCGGCACCGGGATGCGCCGCTACGACCGGCGGATCACCGAGGCGGCCCGGGCGACCGCCGAGCGCTGGGCCGAGTACGCCCGTACCGGCAAGACCCTGGACGTCGGGCGGGAGATGCACCGGTTCGCCCTGGACGCCATCTGGCGCTCTCTGACCGGCCACCCTCTCGACGACGAGACCCAGCACGAGCTTGAGGCCGTCGAGGCCGTGGGGGCGGCCCTGCCGACGCTGCCCGCGGACGTGGAGGAGGGGCGGGCGGCCGTCGCCGCCGATCTCGCCCGGATCGACGCCGTGGCCCGGCATGCGATCGAGGCCGCCCGCGCCGGGGAGATCGGCCCCGACGGGCCCGGTCTGCTGCATGTGCTGACGGAAGCCGGCGCCGAGCGGGCCGAGTACACCGACCGGCTGATCCGCGACGAGCTGGTGACGCTGCTCGCGGCCGGGCACGAGACCACGGCCAGCACCCTGACCTGGCTGTACCTGCTGCTCGACCAGTACCCCGCGGCGCGCGAAGAGGCACTCGCCGCCGGCGAGGAGAACTCCGAGGAACGCCGCCAGGCCATCCAGGCACTGGTCCACGAGACGCTCCGGCTGTACCCGTCCGCATGGCTCATGCCCCGCCACGCCGCCGAGGACGACACCCTCGACGGCTACCGGGTCGAGGCGGGCACCGACCTCCTGGTCTGCCCGTATCTCACCCACCGCGATCCCGAACTGTGGCCGGATCCCGAGCGCTTCGACCCTCGGCGCTTCCTCACTCCCGGCGGCCGCCCCACCGACACCGGCGCCTACTTCCCCTTCGGCATCGGCCCCCGTGCCTGCCTGGGCATGCAGTTCGCGCTACGGGAGTCGACCGTCCTGCTCGAACATCTGCTGCCGGCCCACGTCGTGGCGTTCTCCGCCGGCCCCGCGAAGCCGAAGTTCGGCTTCACGGTGCGCCCCGACGGCCCCTTGCCCGCGACGCTCCGGCCTCCGGTGCTCTGA
- a CDS encoding YciI family protein has product MEFFCYHRDRPGSLPLREQLTEEHWSYMDLFGDRLIARGPTFASDGETPTGSVHIVDLPDPAAARAFALDEPNYQAGAYRDVLLRRWRNMLGRTMWDFPGGRSEGNRYLVLGLGPDSAADPAEPPENDELIAYGPLLSDDGTAWLGTAALVRAPDAETARTVLKPDLYADVEVHDWEFGGRR; this is encoded by the coding sequence ATGGAGTTCTTCTGCTACCACCGTGACCGGCCCGGCTCCCTGCCGCTGCGCGAGCAGCTGACGGAGGAGCACTGGTCGTACATGGACCTGTTCGGCGACCGGCTGATCGCGCGCGGTCCGACCTTCGCGTCGGACGGTGAGACGCCGACCGGCAGTGTGCACATCGTCGACCTGCCCGATCCCGCCGCCGCCCGCGCGTTCGCCCTCGACGAGCCCAACTACCAGGCCGGCGCGTACCGGGACGTGCTGTTGCGCCGGTGGCGCAACATGCTGGGCCGCACCATGTGGGACTTCCCCGGCGGCCGCAGCGAAGGCAACCGGTACCTGGTGCTGGGCCTCGGCCCGGACAGCGCGGCCGACCCTGCCGAGCCGCCCGAGAACGACGAACTCATCGCGTACGGACCGCTGCTGTCCGACGACGGCACCGCCTGGCTCGGTACGGCGGCCCTGGTGCGCGCACCCGACGCGGAGACTGCGCGCACCGTACTGAAGCCCGACCTGTACGCCGATGTCGAGGTCCACGACTGGGAGTTCGGCGGGCGCCGCTGA
- a CDS encoding M1 family metallopeptidase produces the protein MTQSGTGSEARTAPSTQSATPDRPRYDVTLRGNADGSRWTGRQRVSFRNASTGPLREVYLRLWGNGVDKCGTATGTPPAVRVSKVRGGTASRPAVNCTALRIALPKPLAHGERASVSFDVSITVPERNDRFGREGAFRFLGNALPVLAVHDAKGWHLDPYVSTGESFYALASDFRVALDHPSNLKIPATGRTSTHPGRPGRSVTVSVARRVRDFAWAAGPFRTAVETTPGGVRVKSYWAPETSATGVNLTRKDGAAAVDRFGKEFGRYPYGEIDLVMTSEFGGGMEYPGLVLLGTTEEGSAVVHEVAHQWWYGVVGNDEYGAPWLDESFAQYANARFYGWDTRDCWSEVDWPSDRTALTNSMAYWAAHRGEYHLVYTAGSCALADLERTLSADTMARLLKRYAHDHWYGVSTTAAFKKAAQSVSDEDLSPFWKRHRIR, from the coding sequence ATGACGCAGAGCGGCACCGGCTCCGAGGCCCGAACGGCGCCGAGCACGCAGTCGGCGACACCCGATCGGCCTCGCTACGACGTGACGCTGCGCGGCAACGCCGACGGCTCCCGCTGGACCGGCCGCCAGCGGGTGTCCTTCCGCAACGCCTCCACCGGTCCGCTGCGAGAGGTGTACCTGCGCCTGTGGGGCAACGGCGTGGACAAGTGCGGCACCGCCACCGGCACCCCGCCCGCGGTCCGGGTGTCCAAGGTGCGCGGAGGCACCGCGAGCCGGCCGGCCGTGAACTGCACGGCGCTGCGTATCGCCCTGCCGAAACCGCTCGCGCACGGCGAGCGCGCCTCCGTCTCCTTCGACGTGTCCATCACCGTGCCCGAACGCAACGACCGTTTCGGCCGCGAGGGCGCCTTCCGCTTCCTTGGCAACGCGCTGCCCGTGCTCGCCGTGCACGATGCCAAGGGGTGGCACCTCGATCCGTATGTGTCGACGGGCGAGAGCTTCTACGCCCTGGCGAGCGACTTCCGCGTGGCCCTCGACCACCCCTCGAACCTGAAGATCCCCGCGACCGGCCGCACCTCGACCCATCCCGGCAGGCCCGGCCGCAGCGTCACCGTCAGCGTCGCGCGGCGGGTCCGGGACTTCGCCTGGGCGGCGGGCCCGTTCCGCACCGCCGTCGAGACCACGCCCGGGGGCGTGCGCGTGAAGTCGTACTGGGCACCCGAGACGTCCGCGACAGGGGTGAACCTCACCCGTAAGGACGGCGCCGCCGCCGTGGACCGGTTCGGCAAGGAGTTCGGCCGCTATCCGTACGGCGAGATCGACCTCGTGATGACCAGCGAGTTCGGCGGCGGCATGGAGTACCCGGGCCTGGTCCTGCTCGGCACCACCGAGGAGGGCAGCGCCGTCGTCCACGAGGTGGCGCACCAGTGGTGGTACGGCGTCGTCGGCAACGACGAGTACGGCGCGCCCTGGCTGGACGAGAGCTTCGCCCAGTACGCCAACGCGCGCTTCTACGGCTGGGACACCCGAGACTGCTGGTCGGAGGTGGACTGGCCGAGCGACCGTACGGCGCTGACCAATTCGATGGCGTACTGGGCCGCGCACCGGGGCGAGTACCACCTGGTCTACACGGCCGGCTCCTGCGCCCTCGCGGACCTGGAGCGCACGCTCAGCGCGGACACCATGGCCCGTCTCCTCAAGCGGTACGCCCACGACCACTGGTACGGCGTCTCCACCACCGCCGCTTTCAAGAAGGCCGCGCAGTCCGTGTCCGACGAGGACCTGAGCCCCTTCTGGAAGCGGCACCGCATCCGGTGA
- a CDS encoding winged helix-turn-helix transcriptional regulator — protein sequence MSARTSFANWPCSIARTLDVVGDAWTPLVLREAFYGSRRFDEFQGELRIARNTLTDRLRRLVEAGLLEKRLYETEPPRHEYLLTEQGRDLFPVLAAMAHWGDRWLAGPEGPPITLHHKACGHDAHAEVVCSSCGEPMHADDTVARFGPGYPDRLKSRPDVLRRFAPE from the coding sequence ATGAGCGCGCGTACGTCCTTCGCGAACTGGCCGTGCTCCATCGCACGGACCCTGGACGTGGTCGGCGACGCCTGGACCCCGCTCGTCCTCAGGGAGGCGTTCTACGGCAGCCGCCGCTTCGACGAGTTCCAGGGCGAGTTGCGGATCGCCCGGAACACCCTCACCGACCGGCTGCGGCGCCTGGTCGAGGCCGGGCTGCTGGAGAAACGGCTCTACGAGACCGAGCCGCCCCGCCACGAGTACCTGCTGACGGAGCAGGGCCGTGACCTGTTCCCGGTGCTCGCCGCGATGGCCCATTGGGGCGACCGCTGGCTCGCCGGCCCCGAGGGACCGCCGATCACCTTGCACCACAAGGCGTGCGGCCACGACGCGCACGCCGAGGTGGTCTGCTCCTCCTGCGGGGAGCCGATGCACGCCGACGACACCGTCGCCCGGTTCGGCCCCGGCTACCCGGACCGGCTCAAGTCCCGGCCCGATGTACTGCGCCGCTTCGCACCGGAATGA
- a CDS encoding LLM class flavin-dependent oxidoreductase — MRTATTIEASGLGSWRQQADFVAEAEKLGLDICWVAEAWGSDAPSALGYYAARTERMLLGSGVMQVGTRTPVSLAQTAITLSNLSQGRFLLGLGPSGPQVMEGLHGVPFARPLARVRETVEIVRQVIGGGKIDHSGDEYRIPLPGGDAVPMKLSMRAEHPVPVYLAALSPAMLRLTGEVADGWLGTSFVPEGAADAYFAPLDEGLARGGRARADLDVCQGAEVAFAPDEEALGAMVAGRKKELAFSLGGMGSASTNFYNRAYSRQGWTDVAAEVRERWQAGDRDGAAALVTDDMVLATTLIGTESMVRERLRVWRDAGVDTVRLYPAGADLAARLDTLGRAIELVHEAGERA, encoded by the coding sequence ATGAGGACCGCGACGACGATCGAGGCGTCCGGCCTCGGCTCCTGGCGGCAGCAGGCGGACTTCGTCGCGGAGGCGGAGAAGCTCGGCCTCGACATCTGCTGGGTCGCCGAGGCCTGGGGCTCCGACGCACCCTCCGCCCTGGGCTACTACGCCGCCCGCACCGAGCGCATGCTGCTGGGCTCCGGCGTCATGCAGGTCGGCACCCGGACCCCCGTGTCCCTCGCCCAGACGGCGATCACCCTGTCCAACCTGTCCCAGGGACGCTTCCTGCTGGGCCTCGGCCCCTCCGGCCCCCAGGTGATGGAGGGGCTGCACGGCGTCCCCTTCGCCCGGCCGCTGGCCCGCGTCCGCGAGACGGTCGAGATCGTGCGGCAGGTCATCGGCGGCGGCAAGATCGACCACTCCGGCGACGAGTACCGCATTCCGCTGCCCGGCGGGGACGCCGTACCCATGAAGCTGTCGATGCGCGCCGAACACCCCGTGCCGGTCTACCTGGCCGCCCTGTCACCTGCCATGCTCCGGCTGACCGGCGAGGTCGCCGACGGCTGGCTCGGCACCAGCTTCGTACCCGAAGGAGCGGCGGACGCCTACTTCGCCCCGCTCGACGAGGGACTGGCCCGCGGCGGCCGCGCCCGCGCCGACCTCGACGTCTGCCAGGGCGCGGAGGTGGCCTTCGCCCCCGACGAGGAGGCGCTGGGCGCCATGGTGGCGGGCCGCAAGAAGGAACTCGCCTTCAGCCTCGGCGGGATGGGCTCGGCGTCCACCAACTTCTACAACCGCGCCTACAGCCGGCAGGGCTGGACCGACGTCGCCGCCGAGGTACGGGAGCGCTGGCAGGCCGGTGACCGGGACGGGGCGGCCGCGCTCGTCACCGACGACATGGTGCTCGCGACGACACTGATCGGCACCGAGAGCATGGTCCGCGAGCGGCTGCGCGTCTGGCGCGACGCCGGCGTGGACACCGTCCGCCTGTACCCGGCCGGTGCCGACCTGGCGGCCCGGCTCGACACGCTGGGCCGCGCGATCGAGCTGGTCCACGAGGCCGGAGAGCGGGCATGA